CCCACGGCGGTGCCGGGTCCGGCCGGCCGGGCGCGGGTGACCACAGCCACCAGAGGTTGTCCCACGGGTCGAGCATGCGGGCCAGCGTCGTCTCGCCGTAGAACGGAAGCGGCGCGGTCACCGTGCGGGCACCGCGCGCGACCGCCCGGTCCAGCACCGCGCCCGCGTCCCGCACCCAGGCCTGGAGCAGGCCGGGCCGGGCCGGCCATCCGTCGAGCCGGTCGACCATCATCAGATCGACGGTGCCCAGCCGCACCTGGGCGTGGATCAGCCGCCCGTCCGGCATCGGCGTGCGCGCCTCGACGGTCTCCACCACGTCGAACACCCGGCAGACGAACTCCATCAGTCCGGCCGCGTCGTCGACGATCACGAAGGGGTTCAGCACGGCGGCGCCCTCGGGCACGTCGCCGGCCGCCAACAGCATGGTCTCGCTCATGCCGCCCACCCTGCCGGCCGTACCGGTCAGTTCCTGGCCTGAACTTCGCCGTCCCGCGTCGGCGTGGCCGGCCCCCGGTGCTGCCGTGGGCGGCGGTTGCCGATCCGTGGCCGGTCACCCGGGCCCGGCCGGGTGCGCCGGGGGTGGTGGTGACCGGCCACGGGACCGGCAGGGAGGCCGCCCGCGGCCGACCGGTGCCCGCGGGAGCATGCGGGCCGCACCGCGCCGGAAGCGGGTAGAGCGAATTGTGGGTCCGGGTTCGTCGGGGTGGCGGTGGTCAGCGGCGCCAGGTGGCGGCCGGGGTGAGTGGAACCGGGGACGGGCGGTCGGTGGTCGTGGCGAGCGGGATGCGGCGGCCGTCGGCGGCGGAGCGGAGCAGTGCGGTCATCGCCTCGAGGACGTGCAGCGCGAGCGTGCCACCGGCGCGTGGCTCGGCGGACGCGGTGGTCAGCATGTCGAGGAGACCGATGCCGCGGCCGGAGTCGGCGTAGCCGGCCGACGGCGGGAGCGGCCGCCAGGCGTCGCCGTCGAGCGGGAAGAGCCGGACGTCGCCGCCGAACGTGTTCGGGTCCGGGACGGCCAGCGTGCCGGCTTCCCCGTGCACCTCGATCGGAGGGGCGCCGGTGCGGACGCCGTCGAAGCTGGTGATGATCGTGGACAGTGCGCCGCCGGCGTGTTCCAGGACGCCGGTGACGTGCGTGTCCACGCCGACCGGGATGCGTTCGCCGGCGCGTGTGCCGGACCCGATCGTCCGCTCGCCGCGCAGCCGCGCGCCCGCGCCGGTCACCGCGCGGATCGGGCCGAGCAGGTGGACCAGCGCGGACAGGTAGTACGGGCCCATGTCCAGCAGCGGGCCGCCGCCGGGCGCGTAGTAGAAGTCCGGGTTCGGGTGCCAGCGCTCGTGCCCCGGCGTGACCATCACGGCCAGCGCGGAGAGCGGCCGGCCGATCGTTCCGGCGTCGATCGCGGCGCGCGCGGTCTGCGTGCCGGTGCCGAGCACGGTGTCCGGCGCGCAGCCGAGCGCGACGCCCCGCCGGGTGGCCGCGGCGACCACGTCCGCGGCCTCCTCGAACGTCGCGGCCAGCGGTTTCTCGCCGTAGACCCGCTTGCCCGCGGTGACCGCCCGGAGCGCTATCTCCGCGTGCGCGGCCGGGATCGTGAGGTTCAGGACGGTGTCCACGTCCGGGCTGTCCAGCAGCGCGTCCACGGTCAGCGCGCGGGCGCCGGGCAGCTCGGCCGCGACCGCGGCGGCCCGGTCCGCGTCCAGGTCCGCGACCGCGGTGATCCGGGCGGCCGGGTGCCCGGCCAGCGTGTCCAGGTACGCACCGGAGATGTAACCGGTGCCTACGATGCCGATGCCGTGCGGGTCGCCCACACCATGCCCCTCTCGATGATCGTCCGTACGCTCGGGTGTTCCAGCACGTCCAGGCTGTGCCCGGGGGTGGACACCACGATCCGGCCGGCGCCCCAGAGCCGGGTCCAGACGGCCGGCGAGGTGACCGGCCGGTGCCACGGATGCCACTCCGGCGCCGGGTGCGTGGTGGTCGCGAGCACGTCGCTGAGATCGTCGTGCAGCACCCAGTACTGCTCGGTCGTCAGGCCGAAGTCGTCCAGTCCCGCGGTGATCGGGTGCTCCCGGCCGAGCGCGGTGAACGTGATCCGGTGCGGCAGGAAGTTGTCCTCCGGTCCGCCCGCGCACGCCTGTGGTTCCTTGCTCGGGTGCGTCGCGAACTGCCCGCCGACCAGCTGCAGGTAGTCCGACGACGCGCGGAACGAGTCCGCGATCCCGCCGTGCCATCCGGTGAACCCGGTCCCGGCCGCGACCGCCGCCCGCAGCCCCTTCACCTCGTCGGCCTTGATCTCCGACATGGTCACGCACTGGACGATCAGGTCCGTGCGCGCCATCTCGTCCGCGTCCGCGTACACCGCGGTGTCCCCGGTGACCCGCACCTCGTAGCCGCCGGCCTCCAGGAACGGCAGGAACAGATCGGTCGCCTCGACCGGCCGATGTCCCTCCCAGCCGCCCCGCAGCACCAGTGCCCTCACACGACGATCATTCATGACCGCCATTCTCCGTCGCCCCGTCCCGTACCGCACCGGTCTTCCCGGACCACTCTTGCGGACCGCGCCGGGAGGTCGCGCGGGCACGGTCGTGGAGATCCGCTGAGGGCGGCGGTCCCCGGCATGGCAGGCTGGGGGGATGTGGGAGACCGCCCGGATGGCCGGGTACTTCGCGGCGCACGCGGTGTGGAGCGTGTCCGACGGTGCGACGCTGGTGCCGATGTACGGCTACGAGACGCCGGACGGCAAGCGCGGCCTCGACCGGTTTCCCGGCGATCTGCAGGCCGGCGCCGCCGCGGTGCAGGCGGCGCTGCGGGACAACGCGCGCGGCGCGGTGCACGCGGTGACGGTGCTGGACGCGTTCATCGACCTGCCGGACGGCAAGACCGACGCGCTGATCGTGGAAGCGGCCGGTCACACGGACGGTTTCCTGCTGCGCATGGCGATCCCCTACCGCCCGCAGGACGCGCCGGGTGGCTTCGCCGTGCACCGCCCCAAGTTCCTCGGGGTGACCGGCGCGCCCCAGGAGGAGTACCAGCGGGTGGCGGAGGCGTTCTTCCAGGGCGTCGACGCGCACGAGAAGGCCGGCCCGATCTGGGCCGCGCACCTCGACGAGTCCCGCTGACCTCAGCTCACGCCGATCGCCTTCGTCTCCAGGAACTCCTCGAAGCCCCAGAGGCCGGTCTCCCGCCCGAGACCGCTCTGCTTGTAGCCGCCGAGCGGCGCGTTCTGGAAGTAGTGCGCGCCGTTGACCGAGATCGTGCCGGTCCGCACCCGCCGGGCCACGCTCAGCGCCCGTTCCCGGTCCGCGCTCCAGACCGCGCCGTTGAGCCCGTAGACGCTGTTGTTCGCGACCCGCACGGCCTCGTCGTCGTCCGCGACCGGGATCACGCACACGACCGGGCCGAACACCTCCGTCTGCGCGATGGTGGAGTCCGGGTCGACGTCCGCGAGCAGCGTCTGCTGCACGTAGAAGCCGCGGGCCACGTCCGGCACGCCGCCGCCGACCACGACCCGGGCGCCCTCCGCCCGCGCGGTCGCGATCAGGCCGAGGATCCGGTCCCGGTGCGCGGCGGAGATCTGCGGGCCCTGCCGGGTGGCCGGGTCCGCCGGGTCGCCGACCTCGACGTCGCGCATCATCGCGGCCGCGAGCGCGATCCCCTCCTCGTAGCGGGAGCGGGGCAGCAGCAGGCGGCTGAGCATGCCGCACATCTCGCCGGCGAACGCGCAGGACTGGCCGACCGTGGTGGCGACGGCCGCCCGGAGGTCACCGTCGTCGAGGACGATGTTCGCGGACTTGCCGCCGAGCTCGAGGACGAGTTTCTTGACCGTGCCGGCGGCCTGGGCCATGACCCGCCGGCCGACCGCGGTGGAGCCGGTGAACGAGACCATGTCCACCCGCGGGTCCTCGGTCAGCTGGACCGCGAGCGCCGGGCTGCTGGACGTCACCACGTTCACCACACCGGCCGGGATGTCGGTGCGCTCCGCGATCAGCCGGGCGATGAACGTCGATCCCCACGGCGTCTCCGGTGCCGGGCGGACCACCACCGTGTTGCCGGCCGCGAGCGCCGGCAGCACCTTCTCGATCCACAGGAAGAACCCGCAGTTCCAGGTGAGCACGGCCGCGACCACGCCGACCGCCTCGCGCCGCAGGATCCCGGCGCCGTTCGGCAGCGGACGCTCGTAGCCGTACGTCTCCGCCAGCTCGGCCAGCTGCGCGGCCCGGGGCAGCATCGTGTCGACGGTCAGCCCGGTCGCGGTGACGGGCACGCCGAGCTCGGCGACGTCGATGCGCCGCAGTTCCTCGGCGTTCTCCCGGATGGCGTCGCCGAGCTGGGTGAGGCAGTGCCGGCGGAACGCGTGGTCGGTGGCCCAGTCCGTCCCGTCGAACGCGCGGCGGGCGGCGGCGATCGCGGCGTCCATGTCCGCGGCGGTCGCGTCCTCGGCGTACCCGATGATCTCTTCGGTCGTGGGGCTGATGTTGGCGAAGCGCGAGCCGGACTCCACCAGTTTGCCGTCGATCAGCATGCGGTCGTTCCCTTCGGAGGTGTGCGGGTCCGATCCTCGTGGCATCGCGCGGCCGGTGGCAGGGAGCGAAGATCCAGGGAGAAAAAGGACCACCCCAGCGGTACGGCGTGCGCCCTACCGTGGACGGCATGGACAACGCCCTCGGTGACTTCCTGCGCGCGCGGCGGGAGCTGGTGACGCCCGCCGAGGTGGGCCTGCCGCCGGGCAACGGGCCGCGCCGGGTGCCCGGCCTGCGCCGCGAGGAGGTGGCGATGCTGGCCGGCATCAGCATCGACTACTACCTGCGCCTGGAGCGCGGCCGGGATCGCAGCCCGTCCGCGCGGGTGGCCGGCGCGCTCGCCTCGGTGCTGCTGCTGGACGAGGAGAGCACGGAGTATCTGATGACGCTGGCCGGTCGCGCCGCGCAGCCCACGCCGGCCCGCGACGAGGATCTGCCGCCGAGCCTCGCCGTGCTGGTGCGCACGCTCGAGGTGCCGTGCGTGGTGTTCAACCGGTACTGCGACGTGCTCGCCGCGAACCCGCTCGCCCGCGAGCTGGCGCCGTTCCTGCGACCGGGCGTGAACCTGCTGCGGACGATCTTTCTGGGCGGGCCGGTCCCGCTGCACCACCCGGGGCCGGCGGATCTCACCGCGGGCGCGGTCGCGTACGTGCGTGCGCTGTGCGGCACGGACACCGGCGACCCGCGGCTGGACGCGCTGATCGGCGAGCTGTCGCGCAAGAGCGTGCGGTTCCGCCGGCTGTGGGCCCGCCACGACGTGCACCGCGGCGGCAGCGGCACGATCGTGCTCCGGCATCCGGCGGCCGGTGACCTGGAGCTGATGACGGAGAAGCTGCTGGTGGCCGGCGCGCCGGGCCTGGAGGTGCTGGTGCTGCACGCGCAACCCGGCTCCCGCTCGGCCGACGCGCTGGCCACGCTGCGGTCGGCACTCACCTACGTCGATTGACAAAGTTTGGCGACTCAACTTAACCTCCGGCTGACCGGGTCTTCGCCCACGCCCGGAGGACAGGAGTCGCACGATCATGACCATCAGGAGCCGGTGGCGAGCCGGTCTCACAGTCGGTGCCGCCGCGGTGCTGCTCGCCGGCGGCCTCGCCGTCGCGTCGAGCGCACAGGCCGCGGCCGGGTGCCGGGTGACCTATGCGGTGCCGTCGCAGTGGAACAGCGGGTTCACCGCGAACATCGCGGTCACCAACCTCGGCGACGCGATCGACGGCTGGACGCTGACCTGGTCGTTCCCGGGGAGCCAGTCGGTCACCCAGGCGTGGAACGCGACGGTCACCCAGTCCGGCGCGGCGGTCACCGCGCGGAACGCGAGCTACAACGCGGCGCTCGGCACGGGCGCGTCGGTGAGCTTCGGCTTCAACGGCTCCTGGAGCGGCTCCAACCCGAGCCCGGCCACGTTCAGCCTCAACGGCACGACGTGCACCGGCTCGACGAATCCGACGAGCCCGGCGCCGACCGGGACGGGCGGCCCGAGCCCCACCCCGACCGCCACGCCCCGGCCCGGTGGCGACGCGATGGCGGCCGTCGCGGCCATGCAACCGGGATGGAACCTCGGCAACAGCTTCGACGCGGTCGGCGCGGACGAGACCGCCTGGGGCAACCCGCGGGTCACCGAGGCGCTGCTGGACAACGTGCGCGCGCAGGGCTTCAACAGCATCCGGATCCCGGTCACCTGGAGCAACCACCACGGCCCGGCCCCGGCCTACACCATCGACCCGGCGTGGCTGGCCCGGGTGCAGGAGGTGGTCGGCTGGGCGCTGGACGACGGCTTCTACGTGATGATCAACATTCACCACGACTCGTGGCAGTGGATCAACACGATGCCGGCCGACCGGGCCGGCGTCACCGCGCGCTACAACGCGCTCTGGACGCAGCTCGCGGCCGCGTTCCGGGACGCGCCGGCGAAGCTGACGTTCGAGAGCGTGAACGAGCCGCAGTTCACCGGCTCGTCCGGGGACGCGCAGAACGCGGAGCTGCTCAACGAGCTGAACACGTCGTTCCACCGGATCGTGCGCGCGTCCGGCGGTGGCAACGCGACCCGGCTGTTGGTGCTGCCCACCCTGCACACGTCCGCAGAGCAGGCCCGGATCGACGAGCTGACCGCCACGTTCGCCGCGCTGAACGACCCGAACCTGATCGCCACCGTGCACTTCTACGGGTACTGGCCGTTCAGCGTGAACGTGGCCGGTGGCACCCGGTTCGACGCGACCACCCAGCAGGACCTGATCGACCAGTTCGACCGGGTCCACCGGGCGTTCGTGGCCAAGGGCATCCCGGTGATCATCGGTGAGTACGGGCTGCTCGGCTTCGACCGGCACACCGGCACGATCCAGCAGGGCGAGAAGCTGAAGTTCTTCGAGTTCCTCGGCTACTACGCCAAGCTGCGGAACATCACCACGATGCTCTGGGACAACGGCCAGCACCTCGGCCGGACCAGCTTCGTCTGGTCCGACCCGGAGCTGTGGGCGCAGATCAGATCGAGCTGGACGGTCCGGTCCGGCACCGCGTCGAGCGACCAGATCTACGTGCCGCGGACCGGCGCGATCACGGCGAAGTCGCTGACGCTGAACCTGAACGGCACCACGTTCCAGGGGCTCACCGGCGCCGATTACACGCTCAACGGGAACACGCTGACGCTCAGCGCCGAGACCGTCACCCGGCTGGTCGGCAACCGCGCCTACGGCATCAACGCCACGCTGCAGGCCCGGTTCTCCACCGGCGTGCCGTGGCGGATCGACGTGATCACGTACGACCCGCCACTGCTGGCGAACGCGACCGGCACCACCGCCGCGTTCGCGGTGCCCACCCAGTTCCGCGGTGACCAGCTCGCCACCATGGAGGCGAAGTACGCGGACGGCTCGTTCGCCGGCCCGCACAACTGGACCGCGTTCAAGGAGTTCGACGTGACGTTCGCGCCGGACTACGCCGGCAACCGCATCGTGCTCAAACCGGAGTTCTTCGCGGAGGTCACCGACGGCGCCCGGGTGACGCTGACGTTCCACTTCTGGAGCGGCACCACGGTCACCTACCACGTGACGAGGTCCGGCACCTCGGTGACCGGCACGGTCGCGTAACGCACGGCGGTGCGGCGGCGGAGAACCTCCGCCGCCGCACCGCTCACCTCACGCGTAAGGCCTCAGCACGTCGAGACGAACGCGTGGCTGCTGCCGGCCCCCGAGCCCTCCGAGGAGACGG
This genomic window from Catenuloplanes niger contains:
- a CDS encoding helix-turn-helix domain-containing protein, with the translated sequence MDNALGDFLRARRELVTPAEVGLPPGNGPRRVPGLRREEVAMLAGISIDYYLRLERGRDRSPSARVAGALASVLLLDEESTEYLMTLAGRAAQPTPARDEDLPPSLAVLVRTLEVPCVVFNRYCDVLAANPLARELAPFLRPGVNLLRTIFLGGPVPLHHPGPADLTAGAVAYVRALCGTDTGDPRLDALIGELSRKSVRFRRLWARHDVHRGGSGTIVLRHPAAGDLELMTEKLLVAGAPGLEVLVLHAQPGSRSADALATLRSALTYVD
- a CDS encoding ThuA domain-containing protein produces the protein MNDRRVRALVLRGGWEGHRPVEATDLFLPFLEAGGYEVRVTGDTAVYADADEMARTDLIVQCVTMSEIKADEVKGLRAAVAAGTGFTGWHGGIADSFRASSDYLQLVGGQFATHPSKEPQACAGGPEDNFLPHRITFTALGREHPITAGLDDFGLTTEQYWVLHDDLSDVLATTTHPAPEWHPWHRPVTSPAVWTRLWGAGRIVVSTPGHSLDVLEHPSVRTIIERGMVWATRTASAS
- a CDS encoding cellulase family glycosylhydrolase, coding for MTIRSRWRAGLTVGAAAVLLAGGLAVASSAQAAAGCRVTYAVPSQWNSGFTANIAVTNLGDAIDGWTLTWSFPGSQSVTQAWNATVTQSGAAVTARNASYNAALGTGASVSFGFNGSWSGSNPSPATFSLNGTTCTGSTNPTSPAPTGTGGPSPTPTATPRPGGDAMAAVAAMQPGWNLGNSFDAVGADETAWGNPRVTEALLDNVRAQGFNSIRIPVTWSNHHGPAPAYTIDPAWLARVQEVVGWALDDGFYVMINIHHDSWQWINTMPADRAGVTARYNALWTQLAAAFRDAPAKLTFESVNEPQFTGSSGDAQNAELLNELNTSFHRIVRASGGGNATRLLVLPTLHTSAEQARIDELTATFAALNDPNLIATVHFYGYWPFSVNVAGGTRFDATTQQDLIDQFDRVHRAFVAKGIPVIIGEYGLLGFDRHTGTIQQGEKLKFFEFLGYYAKLRNITTMLWDNGQHLGRTSFVWSDPELWAQIRSSWTVRSGTASSDQIYVPRTGAITAKSLTLNLNGTTFQGLTGADYTLNGNTLTLSAETVTRLVGNRAYGINATLQARFSTGVPWRIDVITYDPPLLANATGTTAAFAVPTQFRGDQLATMEAKYADGSFAGPHNWTAFKEFDVTFAPDYAGNRIVLKPEFFAEVTDGARVTLTFHFWSGTTVTYHVTRSGTSVTGTVA
- a CDS encoding aldehyde dehydrogenase family protein — protein: MLIDGKLVESGSRFANISPTTEEIIGYAEDATAADMDAAIAAARRAFDGTDWATDHAFRRHCLTQLGDAIRENAEELRRIDVAELGVPVTATGLTVDTMLPRAAQLAELAETYGYERPLPNGAGILRREAVGVVAAVLTWNCGFFLWIEKVLPALAAGNTVVVRPAPETPWGSTFIARLIAERTDIPAGVVNVVTSSSPALAVQLTEDPRVDMVSFTGSTAVGRRVMAQAAGTVKKLVLELGGKSANIVLDDGDLRAAVATTVGQSCAFAGEMCGMLSRLLLPRSRYEEGIALAAAMMRDVEVGDPADPATRQGPQISAAHRDRILGLIATARAEGARVVVGGGVPDVARGFYVQQTLLADVDPDSTIAQTEVFGPVVCVIPVADDDEAVRVANNSVYGLNGAVWSADRERALSVARRVRTGTISVNGAHYFQNAPLGGYKQSGLGRETGLWGFEEFLETKAIGVS
- a CDS encoding VOC family protein, yielding MSETMLLAAGDVPEGAAVLNPFVIVDDAAGLMEFVCRVFDVVETVEARTPMPDGRLIHAQVRLGTVDLMMVDRLDGWPARPGLLQAWVRDAGAVLDRAVARGARTVTAPLPFYGETTLARMLDPWDNLWWLWSPAPGRPDPAPPWEGGDDTMFTTLDTTLRELAA
- a CDS encoding Gfo/Idh/MocA family protein; translation: MGDPHGIGIVGTGYISGAYLDTLAGHPAARITAVADLDADRAAAVAAELPGARALTVDALLDSPDVDTVLNLTIPAAHAEIALRAVTAGKRVYGEKPLAATFEEAADVVAAATRRGVALGCAPDTVLGTGTQTARAAIDAGTIGRPLSALAVMVTPGHERWHPNPDFYYAPGGGPLLDMGPYYLSALVHLLGPIRAVTGAGARLRGERTIGSGTRAGERIPVGVDTHVTGVLEHAGGALSTIITSFDGVRTGAPPIEVHGEAGTLAVPDPNTFGGDVRLFPLDGDAWRPLPPSAGYADSGRGIGLLDMLTTASAEPRAGGTLALHVLEAMTALLRSAADGRRIPLATTTDRPSPVPLTPAATWRR